A genomic region of Alnus glutinosa chromosome 11, dhAlnGlut1.1, whole genome shotgun sequence contains the following coding sequences:
- the LOC133881035 gene encoding uncharacterized protein LOC133881035 encodes MEIVRSSLTNEIEPLTDTAFPAIPLEYPYIISLTTSYHARSNSLPSRPHPLIPLVQEHLCRFKASEATSSSSSFSRNITGLQDLHDCIEELLLLPYTQQSLAQKQHERCINELLDGSLQLLDLSNTAKDALLQTKECIQELQSIMRRRRGCELALASEVRKYLTSKKVMKKATQSKPSGWSLVSKIMNSKRVACEEEATEANEFTKVDGALLSVLMTRKFDDKHVENVQIQLKELEMSMQDLEGGLECLFRRLIKNRVSLLNILYH; translated from the exons ATGGAGATCGTGCGGTCTTCATTAACAAATGAGATTGAACCGTTGACAGACACAGCCTTTCCTGCCATTCCTCTTG AATACCCCtatattatatcccttacaacCTCTTACCATGCTCGCTCTAACAGCTTGCCTTCCAGACCACACCCTCTCATTCCACTAGTCCAAGAACATTTATGTAGATTCAAGGCTTCTGAAGCTacctcttcatcatcatcatttagCCGCAACATAACTGGCCTTCAAGATTTGCATGATTGTATCGAAGAATTGCTTCTGCTACCATATACTCAACAATCTCTTGCCCAAAAGCAGCATGAGAGATGCATCAACGAGCTTTTAGACGGATCTCTTCAGCTCTTGGATTTGTCTAATACGGCTAAGGATGCCCTGTTGCAAACAAAGGAATGCATACAAGAACTTCAATCGATTATGCGAAGAAGACGGGGATGTGAACTTGCTCTTGCAAGTGAGGTTAGGAAATACTTGACCTCCAAGAAAGTGATGAAGAAGGCA ACACAATCAAAGCCAAGTGGATGGTCGTTGGTGTCCAAGATAATGAACAGCAAAAGAGTAGCTTGTGAGGAAGAAGCGACAGAAGCAAACGAATTCACCAAGGTGGATGGAGCATTACTCTCAGTTCTCATGACAAGAAAATTTGATGACAAGCATGTTGAGAATGTGCAAATTCAGCTCAAAGAATTGGAGATGTCCATGCAAGATCTTGAAGGAGGACTTGAGTGCCTGTTTAGGCGTTTAATCAAAAACAGAGTTTCTCTTCTCAACATCCTTTACCATTAG
- the LOC133881033 gene encoding uncharacterized protein LOC133881033, translating into MPRREGRFVFIGLLFSEKEKMAASASNPKTSYHARTNSLPSRPHPHIPLVQEHLCRLKASEATSSSSPSSSSFSRNIAGLQDLHDCIEELLLLPYNQQSLAQKQHERCINELLDGSLQLLDLCTTAKDALLQTKECIQELQSIMRRRRGCELALASEVRKYLTSRKVMKKAVSKALNNLKGMKNKCPFCPPNTENESTIALFSILREVETFTVTVFESLLSFISAPKTQSKPSGWSLVSKIMNSKRVACEEEATEANEFTKVDAALLSVLMTRKFDDKHVENVQIQLKELEMSMQVLEGGLECLFRRLIKNRVSLLNILYH; encoded by the coding sequence ATGCCAAGGAGGGAAGGCAGATTTGTTTTCATTGGGCTTCTCTTCtctgagaaagaaaaaatggctGCCTCTGCTTCAAACCCAAAAACCTCTTACCATGCTCGCACTAACAGCTTGCCTTCCAGACCACACCCTCACATTCCACTAGTCCAAGAACATTTATGCAGATTGAAGGCTTCTGAAGCTACCTCTtcatcatcaccatcatcatcatcgttTAGCCGCAACATAGCTGGCCTTCAAGATTTGCATGATTGTATCGAAGAATTGCTTCTGCTACCATATAATCAACAATCTCTTGCCCAAAAGCAGCATGAGAGATGCATTAACGAGCTTTTAGACGGATCTCTTCAGCTCTTGGATTTGTGTACTACGGCTAAGGATGCCCTGTTGCAAACAAAGGAATGCATACAAGAACTTCAATCAATTATGCGAAGAAGACGGGGATGTGAACTTGCTCTTGCAAGTGAGGTTAGGAAATACTTGACCTCCAGGAAAGTGATGAAGAAGGCAGTGAGCAAAGCCTTGAATAACTTGAAGGGTATGAAAAATAAATGCCCCTTTTGCCCACCCAACACAGAAAATGAGAGTACTATAGCCTTGTTTAGCATCTTGAGAGAGGTGGAAACATTCACTGTCACTGTGTTTGAATCTTTGTTGTCCTTTATCTCTGCACCGAAGACACAATCAAAGCCAAGTGGATGGTCTTTGGTGTCCAAGATAATGAACAGCAAAAGAGTAGCTTGTGAGGAAGAAGCAACAGAAGCAAACGAATTCACCAAGGTGGATGCAGCATTACTCTCAGTTCTCATGACAAGAAAATTTGATGACAAGCATGTTGAGAATGTGCAAATTCAGCTCAAAGAATTGGAGATGTCCATGCAAGTTCTTGAAGGAGGACTTGAGTGCCTGTTTAGGCGTTTAATCAAAAACAGAGTTTCTCTTCTCAACATTCTTTACCATTAG
- the LOC133881034 gene encoding cation/H(+) antiporter 4-like: MWNYIHLQNIPFAVPLLELQMILIFTLTQVSHYVLKRYGVPKFTTQLLVGIILGPSFLGRFRIVSNVLFSIDGQETIGLLSVFSYVLFSYVSAVKMDLGMIKRTGKNALFVGVVCTLSPLLIGLSIQAVLGRLWSLSKEEAESLPSMTTIHSASPFPVLVCLLEDLNILNSQLGRLALSAAMVSDALNLFSILVAINTRTKLEQGSITAAIDVGAIIAYLIVLVYVIRPAMFWVIRQTPKGRPVKDIYIHAIMLMVLGSGLLSHFFGQTFFFGPFLFGLAVPDGPPLGSAIVNKFNCIISDVFLPLFVAICGMKTNLSLIKFDNSFMKINGILIASTFVAKMVACLVPPLYSKMPLNDALALSLLLSCKGVFQLFAYTYLIDNKIITDQAFALLCVFILFTAIFMPLLVKFLYHPSRQYAGYQKKDIMHCASNAELRILTCIYRQDNVVAITKLLEISCPSRERPLAIYVLHLIELIGRASPIFISHQMQIKTMSNSSYSENIIHSFDHFEQDNEGAVSVDFFTAISPLKSMHDDICILGLDKLTSLIVLPFHRKWSIDGSVELEDNTMRTLNCSVLELAPCSVGILIDRGHLGSSMVSSESSYSVAMIFFGGDDDREALSFAKRMANHSKIALTVIHFVATYNEGNTYWDEMLDSEVLKDAKLNNIGDEYVIYLEVTVKDGPQTALMVRCMVNEYDLIIVGRRYNVESLQTSGLAEWSEFQELGVIGDLLASSDLNSRTSVFVVQQQQNR; encoded by the exons ATGTGGAACTACATTCATTTACAGAATATACCGTTTGCGGTGCCGCTGCTTGAGTTGCAAATGATTCTAATTTTCACCCTCACCCAAGTCTCCCATTACGTTCTTAAGCGTTATGGAGTTCCCAAGTTCACCACACAACTTCTT GTTGGCATAATCCTTGGTCCGTCTTTTCTAGGACGCTTCAGAATAGTCAGCAATGTTCTGTTCTCGATAGACGGTCAAGAAACAATAGGTCTACTGTCTGTCTTCAGCTATGTGCTCTTTTCTTATGTGAGTGCGGTGAAAATGGATTTAGGAATGATAAAAAGAACCGGAAAAAACGCCTTATTTGTCGGTGTTGTATGCACATTGTCGCCTTTGCTAATTGGCCTGTCAATCCAAGCGGTACTTGGAAGATTGTGGTCGCTAAGTAAAGAAGAAGCAGAGTCACTTCCATCTATGACAACAATACATTCTGCAAGTCCATTTCCGGTCCTTGTTTGCCTTCTTGAGGACCTCAACATCCTAAATTCCCAACTGGGTCGATTAGCCCTATCTGCAGCAATGGTAAGCGACGCGTTAAACCTGTTTTCAATCCTCGTTGCCATCAATACTAGAACTAAGCTGGAGCAAGGTAGTATTACTGCCGCCATAGATGTAGGAGCAATCATCGCCTATCTTATTGTCCTTGTATATGTAATTCGACCAGCAATGTTTTGGGTAATCAGGCAGACACCAAAAGGCAGGCCTGTCAAAGACATATACATTCATGCCATCATGCTAATGGTGCTTGGCTCCGGGTTGCTTTCTCATTTTTTTGGTCAGACTTTCTTCTTTGGACCTTTCTTATTCGGTTTGGCAGTACCAGATGGACCGCCTTTAGGATCTGCCATTGTCAACAAGTTCAACTGCATCATTTCGGACGTGTTTCTGCCACTCTTCGTGGCTATTTGTGGGATGAAGACAAATCTGAGTTTAATCAAATTCGATAACagtttcatgaaaatcaacGGAATCCTCATTGCTTCGACTTTTGTTGCCAAAATGGTGGCCTGTTTGGTTCCTCCCTTGTACTCCAAAATGCCCTTAAATGATGCTCTCGCACTTTCTCTATTATTGTCTTGCAAAGGTGTATTCCAACTTTTTGCCTACACGTACCTCATAGATAACAAG ATTATAACAGATCAGGCGTTCGCTTTGTTATGTGTTTTCATTCTATTTACTGCAATTTTCATGCCACTCCTAGTGAAGTTCCTGTACCATCCTTCAAGGCAATACGCCGGTTACCAAAAAAAGGATATTATGCATTGCGCAAGCAATGCAGAGCTTCGAATCCTAACATGCATTTACAGGCAAGATAACGTTGTTGCTATAACCAAACTACTTGAAATCTCGTGCCCATCTAGAGAAAGGCCTCTTGCTATTTATGTGCTTCACCTTATCGAATTAATTGGTCGGGCCTCTCCTATTTTTATTTCCCACCAAATGCAGATAAAGACTATGTCCAATAGTTCCTATTCAGAGAACATTATTCACTCCTTCGATCACTTTGAACAAGACAATGAGGGTGCTGTATCAGTAGACTTCTTCACAGCAATCTCTCCATTGAAGTCCATGCACGACGACATATGCATCCTTGGATTGGACAAACTCACATCCCTCATAGTACTACCGTTCCACCGAAAATGGTCCATTGACGGTTCCGTTGAATTAGAGGACAATACCATGAGGACCTTAAATTGTAGTGTGCTTGAACTAGCCCCCTGCTCCGTTGGCATCTTGATTGACCGTGGTCATTTAGGCAGCTCAATGGTTTCATCAGAGTCATCCTATTCTGTTGCCATGATCTTCTTTGGAGGTGATGACGATCGAGAGGCACTAAGTTTTGCCAAACGCATGGCCAATCACTCGAAAATTGCCCTGACTGTGATCCACTTTGTTGCCACTTACAATGAAGGTAATACCTATTGGGACGAAATGCTTGACTCTGAGGTACTGAAGGATGCTAAACTTAACAATATTGGTGATGAATATGTGATATACCTTGAGGTGACGGTGAAAGATGGGCCTCAGACGGCATTGATGGTTCGGTGTATGGTGAATGAATACGACCTTATTATCGTTGGTAGACGATATAACGTAGAGTCTCTGCAGACATCAGGGCTTGCAGAATGGAGTGAATTTCAAGAGTTGGGAGTTATCGGAGACTTGCTCGCCTCGTCAGATCTTAACAGCAGAACTTCTGTTTTTGTGgtgcaacaacaacaaaatagaTGA
- the LOC133881032 gene encoding cation/H(+) antiporter 4-like, translated as MAGKAMSVNGTISFVNASGMISTIECSEFPPMIHSQGLWNYIHSRTLPFMVPLLEVQMILIFTLIQASHYVLKRYGVPHFATQLLVRALFHFHFLSLSLSLSISVGIILGPSFLGRFRIFNNVLFSINSQETIGLLSVLSYVLFSYVSAVKMDLGMIKRTGKNALFVGVACTLSPLLIGLSVQALLGRLWSLNKEEALTLQTIATINCASPFTVLVCLLEDLNILNSQLGRLGLSAAMVSDVLNTFSILFIINTGIRQKEGSMIAAIDLGALIAYLIVLVFAIRPAMFWVIRQTPKGRPVKDTYIHAIMLMVLGSGLLSHFFGQTFFYGPFFFGLVVPDGPPLGSAIVNKFNCLISDVFLPLFVTICGMRTNLSLIKFDNSFMKINGILIVSTFVAKMVPCLVPHLYSKLPLNDALALALLLCCKGVFQLFYYTYLIDMEVITDQLFALLCVSILFSAIFMPLLVKFLYHPSRQYADYQKRGIMHCTSNAELRILICIYRQDNIAAVTKLLEISCSSRERPLVVYVLHLIELIGRASPIFISHQMQIKTMSNSSYSENIIHAFNHFEQDNEGAVSVNVFTSISPLKSMHNDICILGLDKHTSFIVLLFHRKWSIDGSVELEDNTMRTLNCSVLELAPCSVGILIDRGHLGHSMVSADSSYSVAMIFFGGDDDREALSFAKRMAIHSKISLSVVHFVAANNEGNTYWDELLDSKILKDDKLKNVGDEYVMYHEKIVKDGAETTLIVRCMVNEYDLIIVGRRHNVESPQTSGLAEWSEFPELGIIGDFLASSDLNSRTSVFVVQQQQQNI; from the exons ATGGCAGGAAAGGCAATGTCTGTCAACGGTACAATCTCATTTGTTAATGCAAGCGGCATGATCTCCACAATCGAATGTTCTGAATTCCCCCCCATGATCCATTCACAAGGCCTGTGGAACTACATTCATTCACGGACTCTACCGTTTATGGTGCCGCTGCTTGAGGTGCAAATGATTCTCATTTTCACCCTCATCCAAGCCTCCCATTACGTTCTTAAGCGTTATGGAGTTCCCCATTTCGCCACACAACTTCTTGTGCGTGCTCTCTTCCACTTCCacttcctctccctctccctctccctctccatcTCT GTTGGCATAATCCTTGGTCCGTCTTTTCTAGGACGCTTCAGAATATTCAACAATGTTTTGTTCTCGATAAACAGTCAAGAAACAATAGGTCTACTGTCTGTCTTGAGCTATGTGCTATTTTCTTATGTGAGTGCGGTGAAAATGGATTTAGGAATGATTAAAAGAACCGGAAAAAACGCCTTGTTTGTCGGTGTTGCATGCACATTGTCGCCTTTGCTAATTGGCTTGTCAGTCCAAGCGCTACTTGGAAGATTGTGGTCGctaaataaagaagaagcaCTTACACTTCAAACTATAGCAACAATAAATTGTGCAAGTCCATTTACGGTCCTTGTTTGCCTTCTCGAGGACCTCAACATCCTAAATTCCCAACTGGGTCGATTAGGCTTATCTGCAGCAATGGTAAGCGACGTGTTAAACACGTTTTCAATCCTCTTTATCATCAATACTGGAATTAGGCAGAAGGAAGGTAGTATGATTGCCGCCATAGATTTAGGAGCACTCATCGCCTATCTTATTGTTCTTGTATTTGCAATTCGACCAGCAATGTTTTGGGTAATCAGACAGACACCAAAAGGCAGGCCTGTCAAAGACACATACATTCATGCTATCATGCTAATGGTGCTTGGCTCCGGGTTGCTTTCTCATTTTTTTGGTCAGACTTTCTTCTATGGACCTTTCTTTTTCGGTTTGGTAGTACCAGATGGACCGCCTTTAGGATCTGCCATTGTCAACAAGTTCAACTGCCTCATTTCGGATGTGTTTCTGCCACTCTTCGTGACTATTTGTGGGATGAGGACAAATCTGAGTTTAATCAAATTCGATAACagtttcatgaaaatcaacGGAATCCTCATTGTTTCGACTTTTGTTGCCAAAATGGTGCCTTGTTTGGTTCCTCACTTGTACTCCAAATTGCCCTTAAATGATGCTCTCGCACTCGCTCTATTATTGTGTTGCAAAGGTGTATTCCAACTTTTTTACTACACGTACCTCATAGATATGGAG GTTATAACAGACCAATTGTTCGCTTTGTTATGTGTTTCCATtctattttctgcaattttcaTGCCACTCCTGGTGAAGTTCTTGTACCATCCTTCAAGGCAATATGCCGATTACCAAAAAAGGGGTATTATGCATTGCACAAGCAATGCAGAGCTTCGAATCCTAATATGCATTTACAGGCAAGATAACATTGCTGCTGTAACCAAACTACTTGAAATCTCCTGCTCATCTAGAGAAAGGCCTCTTGTTGTTTATGTGCTTCACCTTATCGAATTAATTGGTCGAGCCTCTCCTATTTTTATTTCCCACCAAATGCAGATAAAGACTATGTCCAATAGTTCCTATTCGGAGAATATCATTCACGCCTTCAATCACTTTGAACAAGACAATGAGGGTGCTGTATCAGTAAACGTCTTCACATCAATCTCTCCATTGAAGTCCATGCACAACGACATATGCATCCTTGGATTGGACAAACACACATCCTTCATAGTACTATTGTTCCACCGAAAATGGTCCATTGACGGTTCCGTTGAATTAGAGGACAATACCATGAGGACCTTAAATTGTAGTGTGCTTGAGCTAGCCCCCTGCTCTGTTGGCATCCTAATTGACCGTGGTCATTTAGGTCATTCAATGGTTTCAGCAGATTCATCATATTCTGTTGCCATGATCTTCTTTGGAGGTGATGACGATCGAGAGGCACTGAGTTTTGCCAAACGCATGGCTATTCACTCGAAAATTTCCCTGAGTGTGGTCCACTTTGTTGCCGCTAACAATGAAGGTAATACCTACTGGGACGAATTGCTTGACTCTAAGATACTGAAGGATGATAAGCTTAAAAATGTGGGTGATGAATATGTGATGTATCATGAGAAGATAGTGAAAGATGGGGCTGAGACAACATTGATAGTTCGGTGTATGGTGAACGAATATGACCTTATTATTGTTGGTAGACGACATAACGTAGAGTCTCCGCAGACATCAGGGCTTGCAGAATGGAGTGAATTTCCAGAGTTAGGGATTATTGGAGACTTTCTCGCCTCATCAGATCTTAATAGCAGAACTTCTGTTTTTGTGgtgcaacaacaacaacaaaatatatgA
- the LOC133882906 gene encoding uncharacterized protein LOC133882906: MASSASNPRTSYHARSNSLPSTPHPLISLVNEHLCRLRASEAATSSSSVSRNIFGLQDLHDCVDKLLLLPHTQQSLAQQQHENTLNQLSDGSLQLLGLCNTAKDALLQTKECIQELQSIMRRRRGCELAFASEVRKYLTSRKVMMKAVSTALKNLKGMKNKSTFCPPNTENETTALFSILREVETFTVAVFESLLSFISELKTQSKPSGWSLVSKLIHSKRVACEEEETHSNEFAKVDAAMQH, from the coding sequence ATGGCTTCCTCGGCTTCAAACCCAAGAACCTCTTACCATGCCCGCTCTAACAGCTTGCCTTCTACACCGCACCCTCTCATTTCACTAGTCAATGAACATTTATGCAGATTGAGGGCTTCTGAAGCTGCCACTTCATCATCATCGGTAAGCCGCAACATATTCGGTCTTCAAGATTTGCATGATTGTGTGGATAAGCTGCTTCTGTTGCCTCACACTCAACAATCTTTAGCCCAACAGCAGCATGAGAACACACTCAACCAGCTGTCCGATGGCTCTCTTCAGCTCTTGGGTTTGTGCAATACTGCTAAGGATGCCCTGCTGCAAACAAAGGAATGCATACAAGAACTTCAATCAATTATGCGAAGAAGACGGGGATGTGAACTTGCTTTTGCAAGTGAGGTTAGGAAATACTTGACCTCCAGGAAAGTGATGATGAAGGCAGTAAGCACAGCCTTGAAGAACTTGAAGggtatgaaaaataaaagcacTTTCTGCCCACCCAACACAGAAAATGAGACTACAGCCTTGTTTAGCATCTTGAGAGAGGTGGAAACATTCACTGTCGCTGTGTTTGAATCTTTGTTGTCCTTCATCTCTGAACTGAAGACACAATCAAAGCCAAGTGGATGGTCTCTGGTTTCCAAGCTAATCCACAGCAAAAGAGTAGCTtgtgaggaagaagaaacaCATTCAAACGAATTCGCCAAGGTTGATGCAGCAATGCAGCattaa